A DNA window from Paraclostridium bifermentans contains the following coding sequences:
- a CDS encoding transketolase family protein has product MSSIATREAYGKALVKLGQVNDNVVVLDADLSKSTKTNDFSKTFPDRFFNMGIAEQNLIGAACGLAAAGKIPFASSFAMFATGRGFEIIRNSACYPKLNVKVCATHAGITVGEDGASHQSVEDIAIMRSIPNMTVIVPADGVETEQVIFEIAKYNGPVYVRLGRSAVPTLFDENYKFEIGKGVVVREGNDATIIACGIMVNEAVIAHEQLKEEGINVRVINMPTIKPIDKEIILNAAKETKVIVTAEEHNIIGGLGSAVSEVVSEECPVIVKKVGVNDVFGQSGTPKELLEAYGLTSKEIVKSVKEAIAKK; this is encoded by the coding sequence ATGAGTAGTATAGCAACTAGAGAAGCATATGGAAAAGCCTTAGTTAAATTAGGTCAAGTAAATGATAATGTGGTTGTTTTAGATGCAGATTTATCTAAATCTACAAAAACAAATGACTTTTCAAAAACATTCCCTGATAGATTTTTCAATATGGGTATAGCGGAACAAAACTTAATAGGTGCAGCTTGTGGATTAGCAGCAGCAGGTAAAATACCTTTTGCAAGCAGTTTTGCTATGTTTGCAACAGGAAGAGGATTTGAAATAATAAGAAACTCTGCATGTTATCCTAAGTTAAATGTAAAAGTATGTGCTACACATGCAGGTATAACTGTAGGAGAAGATGGAGCATCTCACCAAAGTGTAGAAGATATAGCTATAATGAGATCAATACCTAATATGACTGTTATCGTTCCAGCTGATGGAGTTGAAACAGAACAAGTTATATTTGAAATTGCTAAATACAATGGACCAGTATATGTTAGACTTGGAAGATCTGCAGTTCCAACTTTATTTGATGAGAACTACAAGTTTGAAATTGGTAAAGGTGTAGTAGTAAGAGAAGGTAATGATGCTACTATAATAGCTTGCGGAATAATGGTTAATGAAGCTGTAATAGCACATGAGCAATTAAAAGAAGAAGGTATAAATGTTAGAGTTATAAATATGCCTACTATAAAGCCAATAGATAAAGAAATAATATTAAATGCAGCTAAAGAAACTAAAGTAATAGTTACAGCTGAGGAACATAATATAATTGGTGGGCTAGGATCTGCAGTTAGTGAAGTTGTTAGTGAAGAATGCCCAGTTATAGTTAAAAAAGTTGGTGTTAATGATGTGTTTGGACAATCAGGAACACCAAAAGAATTATTAGAAGCTTATGGATTAACTTCTAAGGAAATAGTTAAGAGTGTAAAAGAAGCTATAGCTAAAAAATAA
- a CDS encoding Lon protease family protein, with protein sequence MFNSDKFKLDIEKLKCTCDLDNIEFKSTEDIEPVRDIIGQDRAVKAIEFGLNMKQKGYNIYVAGSSGTGRNSYTNMLISKVKKNNKNIKDWAYVYNFKNNNEPIALSFECGQGKLFKKDMEDIIEKLKVEIPKIFSTKEYEYHNRLLMTELESNIQYIIDKLNEIAKPRGFKFEVTERGLISVPINSDGDMLGEAEIGNLTPQQIKDLREEGLNLNQDSKEYINEIKLCEDQYKEKLDELDKNVGKSLVGFYERYLLERYGECKKVKEYINDLCDDIVQNISKFKTSGEENNQNPMALLGLMGPKSDAKFFIRYGVNLLIDNSECTEGKVINENNPTYYNLAGSIDYKNEIGSLTTSFMEIKPGSLHKANGGFIIINAKDLLSSPFSWECLKRSLKTGKISIESLNKQYGYLVTSNLKPEPIDLDIKVILIGDNYIYNILYSYEEDFRNLFKIMADFDVEINKNNENIYKIIKLISNQCKEYNLKHFDKGAVERVLQYSVRLSDDKEKLTAKFNKIVDLIFESEALSKEDAKYVTKSDVEKAINQKRYRNNKYEEKLNEMFEDGTLLIDIDGEKVGQINGLAVMGTGEYSFGKPSKITASTYKGRSGIINIEREIKQSGSIHDKGVLILTGYLGERYGKEKPLSISTSITFEQNYCGVDGDSASSTELYAVISSISKIPIKQHIAVTGSVSQKGEIQPIGGINEKIEGFFDVCKIKGLNGKQGVMMPIQNVKNLMLKDEVVEAVKTGEFSIYAISNIEDGLGILTGLNIEEIDKKVIEQLNIYRKSDDDKKDK encoded by the coding sequence ATGTTTAATTCGGATAAGTTTAAATTAGATATTGAAAAATTGAAATGTACTTGTGACTTAGATAATATAGAATTTAAATCTACAGAAGATATAGAACCAGTTAGAGATATAATTGGTCAAGATAGAGCTGTTAAAGCTATAGAATTTGGTCTTAATATGAAACAAAAAGGTTATAACATTTATGTTGCAGGGAGTAGTGGAACAGGAAGAAATAGTTACACGAATATGCTTATAAGCAAAGTTAAGAAAAATAATAAAAATATAAAAGATTGGGCATATGTTTATAATTTTAAGAACAATAACGAACCAATAGCTTTATCTTTTGAATGTGGACAAGGTAAGTTATTTAAAAAAGATATGGAAGATATTATTGAAAAATTAAAAGTAGAGATACCTAAAATTTTTAGCACTAAGGAATATGAATATCATAATAGACTATTAATGACAGAACTTGAAAGTAATATTCAATATATAATAGATAAGCTAAATGAAATTGCAAAACCTAGAGGATTTAAATTTGAAGTAACAGAAAGAGGATTGATAAGTGTTCCCATAAACTCAGATGGTGATATGCTGGGAGAAGCAGAAATTGGGAACTTGACACCTCAACAGATAAAAGATTTAAGAGAAGAGGGTTTAAATTTAAATCAAGATAGCAAAGAATATATTAATGAAATAAAGCTATGTGAAGATCAATATAAAGAGAAACTGGATGAATTAGATAAAAATGTAGGTAAAAGCTTAGTTGGATTTTATGAGAGATATTTACTAGAAAGATATGGAGAATGTAAAAAAGTTAAAGAGTATATAAATGATTTATGCGATGATATCGTACAAAATATAAGTAAATTTAAGACTTCAGGAGAAGAAAACAATCAAAATCCAATGGCATTATTAGGTTTAATGGGCCCTAAAAGTGATGCTAAGTTTTTTATTAGATATGGAGTTAATTTACTAATTGATAATAGCGAGTGTACGGAAGGCAAGGTTATAAATGAAAACAATCCTACATATTACAATTTGGCAGGATCAATAGACTATAAAAATGAAATAGGATCATTAACTACTAGCTTTATGGAAATAAAGCCAGGGTCATTACACAAGGCTAATGGAGGATTTATAATAATAAATGCTAAAGATTTATTATCAAGTCCTTTTTCATGGGAATGTCTAAAAAGATCACTTAAGACAGGCAAAATATCAATAGAATCTCTAAATAAGCAGTATGGATATTTAGTTACATCCAATTTGAAACCGGAACCTATTGATTTAGATATAAAGGTGATTTTAATAGGTGACAATTATATTTATAATATATTGTATTCTTATGAGGAAGATTTTAGAAATTTATTTAAAATAATGGCTGACTTTGATGTTGAAATTAATAAAAATAATGAAAATATATATAAAATTATTAAGCTTATATCAAATCAATGTAAAGAATATAATTTAAAACACTTTGATAAAGGAGCGGTAGAAAGAGTTTTACAATATAGTGTAAGGCTTAGTGACGATAAAGAAAAATTGACAGCTAAATTTAATAAAATTGTAGATTTGATTTTTGAATCTGAAGCTCTTAGTAAAGAAGATGCAAAATATGTAACTAAATCAGATGTAGAGAAGGCTATTAATCAAAAAAGATATAGAAATAATAAATATGAAGAAAAGCTAAATGAAATGTTTGAAGATGGAACCTTATTAATAGATATAGATGGAGAAAAAGTTGGACAAATAAATGGACTGGCTGTAATGGGAACAGGTGAATATAGTTTCGGAAAGCCTTCTAAAATAACTGCATCAACATACAAAGGTAGAAGTGGGATTATAAATATAGAAAGAGAAATAAAGCAAAGTGGAAGTATCCATGATAAAGGAGTTTTAATATTAACTGGATACCTAGGAGAAAGATATGGTAAGGAGAAACCTTTATCTATATCAACATCTATAACTTTTGAACAAAACTATTGTGGTGTAGATGGAGATAGTGCATCTAGTACTGAATTATATGCAGTAATATCTAGTATATCTAAAATACCAATTAAACAGCATATAGCAGTAACTGGATCTGTAAGCCAAAAAGGTGAAATTCAGCCTATAGGAGGAATAAATGAAAAAATAGAAGGATTTTTTGATGTTTGTAAGATAAAAGGATTAAATGGAAAACAAGGTGTAATGATGCCTATACAAAATGTCAAAAATTTAATGTTAAAAGATGAAGTTGTAGAAGCTGTAAAAACTGGGGAATTTAGCATATATGCAATATCTAATATAGAAGATGGACTAGGTATACTTACAGGACTTAATATAGAAGAAATAGATAAAAAAGTTATAGAACAATTAAACATATACAGAAAAAGTGATGATGATAAAAAAGATAAATAG
- a CDS encoding 5-formyltetrahydrofolate cyclo-ligase translates to MKKDFRKKVIELRKKQSPQSIICKSKKISDIILSLEDVKKASTIMVYLDFNNEVKTDNLVNSLISLGKKVLVPIAVKENKTLVPSQIKNINTEVSIGTYGIREPKKEFIRVTDIESIDVLIVPAVAFDINKFRLGYGGGFYDRFIEKLRPDSITIGIAFEFQIFDSIPKESHDAKLNYIVTEERILK, encoded by the coding sequence TTGAAAAAAGATTTTAGAAAAAAAGTTATAGAACTTAGAAAAAAACAATCTCCTCAATCTATAATTTGTAAATCTAAAAAAATTTCCGATATAATTTTATCACTAGAGGATGTAAAAAAAGCCTCTACTATAATGGTTTATTTAGATTTTAATAACGAAGTAAAAACTGATAACCTAGTAAACTCATTAATCTCTTTAGGTAAAAAAGTATTAGTACCTATTGCCGTAAAAGAAAACAAAACTCTTGTACCTTCACAAATCAAAAATATAAATACAGAAGTTTCAATAGGAACCTATGGCATAAGAGAACCTAAAAAAGAATTTATAAGAGTAACAGATATCGAATCAATAGATGTTTTAATAGTACCTGCAGTTGCCTTTGATATAAATAAATTTAGATTAGGCTATGGAGGTGGCTTCTATGATAGATTTATAGAAAAACTGAGACCTGATAGTATAACCATAGGCATAGCTTTTGAATTTCAAATTTTCGATTCTATACCAAAAGAAAGTCATGATGCTAAACTAAATTACATTGTGACAGAAGAAAGAATTTTAAAATAA
- a CDS encoding S41 family peptidase has translation MISKKRAIIYSVIIVIATALITSQVVGFKYKGYDKIAGLKRTIDKDFYKDPDNEKLMTGSIKGMFESLDDPYSQYYTKEEFEKLQEQTSGSYVGIGVVIGPTSDDELITVVSPIEGSPAEKSGIKSGDKIIKVNGKEVTSKDMDKAMSLIKGKAGTDVKLTIKRGSEVLDINVKREEIVMKTIDSKVLENDIGYIKISSFDEHTYDDFKKALNNLNKKGIKGLVLDLRDNPGGLLNICDDIADEILPEGDTIVSVKDNSGKAKYLKSDNNRELDLPIALLINGGSASASEILTGAIVDNNRGIAIGTTTFGKGLVQTVRGLNDGTGYKLTTAQYYTPSGDYINKKGIKPKIEEKDENKQLQVAIDWMNNQINK, from the coding sequence ATGATATCCAAAAAAAGGGCTATAATATACTCTGTTATAATTGTAATCGCTACGGCATTAATAACATCTCAAGTAGTAGGTTTCAAGTATAAGGGGTATGATAAAATTGCTGGTTTAAAAAGAACGATAGATAAAGATTTTTATAAGGACCCTGATAATGAAAAATTGATGACAGGATCTATAAAAGGGATGTTTGAAAGCTTGGATGATCCATACTCACAATACTACACAAAAGAAGAGTTTGAAAAGTTACAAGAACAAACATCAGGTAGTTATGTAGGAATAGGGGTAGTTATAGGTCCAACATCTGATGATGAATTAATAACTGTTGTATCTCCTATAGAAGGATCTCCTGCTGAAAAAAGTGGAATAAAATCAGGAGATAAAATAATTAAAGTTAATGGAAAAGAAGTTACTTCTAAAGATATGGATAAGGCAATGAGTCTTATAAAAGGAAAAGCAGGAACAGATGTTAAGTTAACTATAAAAAGAGGTAGTGAAGTATTAGATATAAATGTTAAAAGAGAAGAAATAGTAATGAAAACTATAGATTCTAAAGTTTTAGAAAATGATATTGGATACATAAAAATTTCGTCATTTGATGAACATACTTATGATGACTTTAAAAAGGCTCTAAATAATTTAAATAAAAAAGGCATAAAAGGTCTAGTGTTAGATTTACGAGATAATCCAGGAGGGTTATTAAATATATGTGATGATATAGCAGATGAAATATTACCAGAGGGAGATACTATAGTGTCTGTTAAAGATAATAGTGGTAAAGCTAAGTATTTAAAATCTGATAATAATAGAGAATTAGATTTACCGATAGCTTTACTTATAAACGGAGGTAGTGCATCTGCATCTGAAATACTTACAGGAGCTATAGTTGATAACAATAGAGGGATAGCTATAGGGACAACTACATTTGGTAAAGGATTAGTTCAAACTGTAAGAGGTTTAAATGATGGAACAGGTTATAAACTTACTACAGCTCAGTATTATACTCCGAGTGGAGACTATATAAATAAAAAGGGCATAAAGCCTAAAATAGAAGAAAAAGATGAAAATAAGCAACTTCAAGTTGCTATAGATTGGATGAATAATCAAATAAATAAATAA
- a CDS encoding aldose 1-epimerase family protein, translating into MNKLENNDLIIEVKNTGAELSRIYSKTLNKEFLWDGNKKFWGRYSPILFPIVGRLKDNETIIDEKKYNMNQHGFARDFDFNLIEKDQDSLTYKLDSNNETKKYYPYDFELFIKYIITETEIKVCWKVVNTDCNDIFFSIGAHPAFNVPFDKDTTIDNYYLNFKTRNEVSNYLLQGPFVCKKSKVDSLKSIKLHPEIFKNDALIYDNVDEISISSKNSSTSIHVKFDNFPFVGVWSPYNKEDNTIAPFVCIEPWFGIADCLDSNKIFKNKLGINQLSPNKTFEASYSININS; encoded by the coding sequence ATGAATAAACTTGAAAATAATGATTTAATTATTGAAGTTAAAAATACAGGTGCTGAACTAAGTCGAATATACTCTAAAACACTTAATAAAGAATTTTTATGGGATGGAAACAAAAAGTTTTGGGGAAGATATTCTCCTATTCTATTTCCTATTGTAGGAAGACTAAAAGATAATGAAACTATTATAGATGAAAAAAAATACAATATGAATCAACACGGATTTGCTAGAGATTTTGATTTTAATTTAATAGAAAAGGATCAAGACTCTTTAACATATAAACTAGATTCTAATAATGAAACTAAAAAGTACTATCCTTATGATTTTGAATTATTCATTAAATACATAATCACCGAAACTGAAATTAAAGTTTGCTGGAAAGTTGTAAATACAGATTGTAATGATATATTTTTTTCAATAGGTGCTCACCCAGCTTTTAATGTTCCATTTGACAAAGATACTACTATTGACAATTACTACTTAAACTTTAAAACTAGAAATGAAGTATCTAACTATTTATTGCAAGGACCTTTTGTTTGTAAAAAATCAAAAGTTGATAGTTTAAAATCAATTAAATTACATCCAGAAATTTTTAAAAATGACGCTCTAATATATGATAATGTAGATGAAATTAGTATATCCTCTAAGAATAGTTCTACATCCATACATGTAAAGTTTGATAATTTTCCATTCGTTGGAGTTTGGTCTCCTTATAACAAAGAAGATAATACAATAGCACCTTTTGTATGTATAGAGCCTTGGTTTGGAATAGCCGACTGTTTAGATTCTAATAAAATTTTCAAAAATAAATTAGGAATAAACCAATTATCTCCAAATAAAACTTTCGAAGCTTCTTATTCAATAAATATAAATTCATAG
- a CDS encoding acyl-CoA thioesterase, whose translation MEFYDTHRLVKSEDLNHHGTLFAGRMTEWFVESCFVTVASEYGHPENLVCLKVHEVKFTKPIKKGDIIKIKSAIVYAGKTSLTVYGKVIRDGSIIVEGFLTFVCVDENGAKMPHNIVLEEPTNEEDIKILEQVKNLRK comes from the coding sequence ATGGAGTTTTACGATACACATAGACTTGTTAAAAGTGAAGATTTAAATCACCATGGGACATTATTTGCAGGAAGGATGACAGAGTGGTTTGTTGAGAGTTGTTTTGTAACAGTAGCAAGTGAATATGGACATCCTGAAAATTTAGTTTGTTTAAAAGTACATGAAGTCAAATTTACAAAACCTATAAAAAAAGGTGATATTATAAAAATAAAATCAGCAATTGTATATGCTGGGAAAACAAGTTTGACTGTTTATGGAAAAGTTATTAGAGATGGAAGTATTATTGTTGAAGGATTTTTAACTTTTGTATGTGTAGATGAAAATGGAGCTAAGATGCCTCATAATATAGTACTAGAAGAACCAACGAACGAGGAAGATATAAAGATTTTAGAACAAGTTAAAAATTTAAGAAAATGA